One genomic region from Anguilla rostrata isolate EN2019 chromosome 2, ASM1855537v3, whole genome shotgun sequence encodes:
- the LOC135249409 gene encoding zinc finger protein 252-like isoform X2: protein MMQAGVCLRQDTETTLPELTEQHRIRQKEEELSGLESVHMAESETECAAPGLNTLEPECVTAHSGVSDVHHTHISLIKTETYLGSTHSGDLKTENFDSAELGYVNHLHTDQIKTEADDGGYLKVDHISDLQDLKPVDMKCGQIKCESSEGLENDLMDTVMTGAVTRKDQTESGQCAGEPNPNCKKEEIHDFLTSCGDLTHHCDKNNGNNLSRIVQKSTTSSKKNVHCHRMNVMCEPMIINSSENPSVLNLFKNKTIHRNKRDIHTDEKPYKCTQCGRSFSQMCYLNRHQRIHTGEKPFKCSQCGKCFNSKSYTDIHLRIHTGEKPYKCPHCGKCFSQISHLRNHQRIHTGEKPYKCPQCGKCFSQLSHLNRHQRIHIIEKPYKCSHCGKCFSSISYLNTHRRIHTGEKPYMCSQCGKCFSITSHLYRHQRIHLD from the coding sequence ATGATGCaggcaggagtctgtctgagacaggacactgagacaacactaccagagctcactgagcagcacaggatcagacagaaagaagaggaactcagtggactggagtctgtccacatggcagagtcagagacagagtgtgctgcaccaggactcaacacactggagccagagtgtgttacagcacacagtggggtcagtgatgtacaccacacacacatatcactgattaaaacagaaacttaTCTGGGCTCCACCCACTCTGGGGATCTTAAGACAGAGAATTTTGACAGTGCAGAGCTGGGATATGTAAACCACCTGCATACtgaccaaatcaaaacagaagCTGATGATGGAGGATACCTAAAGGTGGACCATATTAGTGACTTACAGGATTTAAAACCTGTTGATATGAAATGTGGTCAAATCAAGTGTGAATCCAGTGAAGGTTTAGAGAATGATCTCATGGATACTGTGATGACTGGAGCTGTTACTCGCAAAGACCAGACTGAATCAGGGCAATGTGCAGGAGAGCCAAAcccaaactgtaaaaaagaagaaattcatGATTTTCTGACCAGTTGTGGGGACTTAACTCATCACTGTGacaaaaacaatggaaataatCTGAGCAGAATTGTCCAGAAAAGTACAACcagtagcaaaaaaaatgtgcattgtcATAGAATGAATGTGATGTGTGAACCCATGATAATTAATTCAAGTGAAAATCCGAgtgttttgaatttatttaaaaacaagacaattCATAGAAATAAAAGGGATATTCATACAGAtgaaaagccctacaagtgtacacagtgtgggaggtcattttctcaaatgtgttatttaaaccgccaccagagaattcatacaggtgaaaagccattcaaatgcagtcagtgtgggaagtgttttaatTCAAAATCTTATACAGATatacacctgagaattcatacaggtgaaaagccctacaaatgtcctcattgtgggaagtgtttttcccaaatATCTCATTTACGTaaccaccagagaattcatacaggtgaaaagccctacaaatgtcctcagtgtgggaagtgtttttcccagTTATCTCATTTAAATAGGCATCAGAGAATTCATATAATtgaaaagccctacaagtgTTCTCACTGtggaaagtgtttttcttcaatatCTTATTTAAATACCCATCgtagaattcatacaggtgaaaagccctacatgtgttctcagtgtgggaagtgcttttcgaTTACAAGTCATTTATATcgccaccagagaattcatttAGATTAA
- the LOC135249409 gene encoding zinc finger protein 883-like isoform X1, with the protein MQAGVCLRQDTETTLPELTEQHRIRKKEEEFSGLGSVHMAESETECAAPGLNTLEPECVTAHSVVSDVHHTHTPLIKIETDLGSTHAGDLIKTEHLESTELGYVTHLHPDQIKTEADDGGYHMTEHVRDLQDIKCVHIKSDQIKCESSEGLVSDLMSTMMNGADDHKEQAECAGEPNPNCTKEDILDLPIQCEDLNSHCDMNENNMTRIVQRSSNCSKKPKCCRKINVKIESILKNSRKSQRLSNLFQNRTIHSKKGDNHTGEKLYKCTQCKKCFCSKNYLGIHMRTHTGEKPYKCPHCGKAFIKKSVLNLHQQIHSGEKPYKCSQCSKLFSRISHLHSHQKIHTGEKPFKCIQCEKCFSTKFYLGVHQRIHTGEKPYKCMHCEKCFHRKSGLQMHLRIHSGEKPYKCSQCCKSFSRISNLNSHQGIHTGEKPYKCTQCEKCFRLKSCLIVHLKIHTGEKPYKCMHCEKCFNRKSALNLHQQIHSGEKPYKCSQCCKSFSRISNLNSHQGIHTGEKPYKCTQCEKCFSTKFYLGVHLRIHTGEKPYKCMHCEKCFYRKSGLQMHLRIHTGEKPYTSSP; encoded by the coding sequence ATGCaggcaggagtctgtctgagacaggacactgagacaacactaccagagctcactgagcaACACAGGatcagaaagaaagaagaggaatTCAGTGGATTGGGGTCTGTccacatggcagagtcagagacagagtgtgctgcaccaggactcaacacactggagccagagtgtgtcacagcacacagcgtggtcagtgatgtacaccacacacacacaccactgattAAAATAGAAACTGATCTTGGCTCCACCCACGCTGGGGATCTTATTAAGACAGAGCATCTTGAAAGTACAGAGCTGGGATATGTAACCCATCTGCATCCTgaccaaataaaaacagaggctGATGATGGAGGATACCATATGACAGAACATGTCAGGGACTTGCAGGatattaaatgtgttcatattaAATCTGATCAAATTAAGTGTGAATCCAGTGAAGGTTTAGTGAGTGATCTCATGAGTACTATGATGAATGGAGCTGATGATCACAAAGAGCAGGCTGAATGTGCAGGAGAGCCTAATCCAAACTGTACAAAAGAAGACATTCTTGATTTGCCAATCCAATGTGAGGACTTAAATAGTCACTGTgacatgaatgaaaataatatgaCCAGAATTGTCCAGCGAAGTAGTAATTGTAGCAAAAAACCTAAATGTTGTAGGAAGATTAATGTCAAAATTGAATCCATTCTGAAAAATTCAAGGAAAAGCCAAAGGctttcaaatttatttcaaaacaggaCAATTCATAGCAAGAAAGGTGACaatcatacaggtgaaaagttgtacaagtgtacacagtgcaAGAAGTGTTTTTGTTCAAAGAATTACTTGGGTATACACATGAGAactcatacaggtgaaaaaccttACAAGTGTCCTCATTGTGGTAAGGCCTTTATAAAGAAATCTGTTTTAAATCTACACCAGCAaattcattcaggtgaaaagccatacaaatgtTCTCAATGCTCAAAGTTATTTTCAAGAATATCACATTTGCATAGCCACCAgaaaattcatacaggtgaaaagcccttcaaatgtattcagtgtgagaagtgtttcagtacaaaattttatttaggtgtgcaccagagaattcatacaggtgaaaagccgtATAAGTGTATGCATTGTGAGAAGTGTTTTCATAGAAAATCTGGTTTACAGATGCACCTGAGaattcattcaggtgaaaagccctacaaatgctcTCAGTGTTGCAAGTCCTTTTCAAGAATATCTAATTTGAATAGCCACCAGGGGATTCATactggtgaaaagccctacaagtgTACACAATGTGAAAAGTGCTTTCGTTTAAAATCATGCTTGATTGTACACCTgaaaattcatacaggtgaaaagccatacaagtgCATGCattgtgagaagtgttttaatAGAAAATCTGCTTTAAATCTTCACCAGCAAATTCATTCAGgcgaaaagccctacaaatgttctcagtgttgCAAGTCATTTTCCAGAATATCTAATTTAAATAGCCACCAGGGGATTCATactggtgaaaagccctacaagtgtacccagtgtgagaagtgttttagtACAAAGTTTTATTTAGGTGTACACCTCAGAATACATACAGGGgaaaagccatacaagtgtatgcattgtgaaaagtgtttttataGAAAATCTGGTTTACAGATGCACCTGAGAATTCACACAGGCGAAAAGCCCTACACGTCTTCTCCGTGA